A single window of Verrucomicrobiia bacterium DNA harbors:
- a CDS encoding UDP-glucose/GDP-mannose dehydrogenase family protein: MHVAVLGTGYVGLVDATCFAELGNHVTCIDIDVQKIENLKKGIVPIYEPGLTEMVVSNYKAGRLIFTTDISEGIEKSEIIFLAVGTPSAPDGSADLQYLFKAAEDVAKALTGPTIVTTKSTVPVGTADKLREIFRNHTTHAVEVASNPEFLREGAAVKDFLNAERVVVGVDNDAYRPLFEQLYRGIVRTERPLLFMSVRSAELTKYACNAFLATKISFVNDIAMLAEEMGANIGQVTKGMGLDSRIGSRFLAAGIGYGGSCFPKDVRALQHMMHDHSHDSSLLDAVEKVNKRQKHLLVERATESLGSLTGKTLAVWGLTFKARTDDIREAASLEIIPALIEAGATV; this comes from the coding sequence ATGCATGTTGCAGTCCTCGGTACGGGATATGTTGGATTGGTAGACGCAACTTGTTTTGCCGAACTTGGAAACCACGTTACGTGTATCGATATTGACGTTCAGAAAATTGAGAACCTGAAAAAAGGCATCGTCCCCATATACGAACCAGGTCTTACGGAAATGGTGGTGAGCAACTACAAGGCAGGCCGCCTTATCTTTACTACAGATATCAGTGAGGGAATTGAAAAATCAGAGATTATTTTCTTGGCAGTCGGGACCCCCTCCGCCCCTGACGGTTCCGCAGACCTGCAATACCTTTTCAAGGCAGCGGAAGATGTGGCCAAGGCACTTACCGGCCCCACCATTGTCACCACCAAGTCCACCGTCCCAGTAGGCACTGCGGACAAGTTACGGGAGATTTTCCGCAACCACACCACACACGCCGTAGAGGTTGCTTCTAACCCTGAGTTCCTTCGCGAAGGCGCCGCAGTAAAGGACTTCCTGAACGCGGAACGTGTTGTAGTTGGGGTTGATAACGATGCTTACCGCCCGCTCTTTGAGCAGCTTTACCGTGGGATTGTGCGCACCGAACGCCCACTCCTCTTCATGTCCGTACGCAGCGCAGAACTTACCAAGTACGCCTGTAATGCTTTCTTGGCTACCAAGATTTCGTTCGTAAACGATATTGCCATGCTTGCCGAAGAGATGGGGGCAAACATTGGCCAGGTAACCAAGGGCATGGGCTTGGATTCCCGGATTGGTTCACGCTTCCTAGCTGCAGGCATTGGCTATGGTGGCTCCTGCTTCCCTAAGGACGTACGCGCCCTGCAGCACATGATGCACGACCACAGCCACGACTCCTCCCTCCTGGACGCCGTAGAAAAGGTGAACAAGCGCCAAAAGCACCTTCTAGTCGAGCGGGCAACTGAATCCCTTGGCAGCCTCACGGGAAAAACATTGGCCGTATGGGGACTCACCTTCAAAGCGCGCACCGACGATATTCGGGAAGCTGCTTCACTGGAGATTATCCCCGCACTCATTGAGGCGGGCGCAACGGTGCA